In the Rhinatrema bivittatum chromosome 6, aRhiBiv1.1, whole genome shotgun sequence genome, one interval contains:
- the C1GALT1C1 gene encoding C1GALT1-specific chaperone 1, whose amino-acid sequence MMSEGSSFVKGMMIGGVVCIVVTLIGHIKIGHESRAHHHEHHHVQAPDNKEIWNLSEDERLALTQSIRVYCIILVKPRDINHWAAVKETWSKHCDKSDFYSSENAKVLESVNLNTDNMWLMMRKAYQHAYENYKDDFKWFFLAHPTTFAIIENLKYFLLKKDPAQPFYMGHTIKSGDLEYVDFNGGIVLSLESLNRLNTIFNNPEKCPEQASIIWNLAEDKQLAMCLKYTGVVAENAEDSEGKDLFNSKSVSALIKDAMASNPQQIVEGCCSDMAVTFSGLSPNNMQVMMYGVYRLRAYGHSFHDALVFLPPSDSNND is encoded by the coding sequence ATGATGTCTGAGGGCAGTTCTTTTGTGAAAGGTATGATGATAGGAGGTGTTGTCTGCATAGTGGTTACCCTCATTGGACACATTAAAATAGGCCATGAAAGCAGAGCACATCACCATGAGCACCACCACGTTCAAGCACCAGACAACAAAGAGATTTGGAATCTGTCAGAAGACGAACGCCTGGCACTCACTCAGAGTATCCGCGTGTACTGCATCATCCTTGTGAAACCTAGAGATATTAATCATTGGGCTGCAGTGAAGGAAACATGGAGCAAGCACTGTGATAAATCTGACTTTTACAGCTCTGAAAATGCGAAGGTATTAGAATCTGTTAACCTCAATACTGACAACATGTGGTTAATGATGAGAAAAGCATATCAACATGCATATGAAAATTATAAAGATGATTTCAAATGGTTTTTTCTTGCCCACCCAACAACATTTGCCATCATTGAAAACCTTAAGTATTTTTTGTTGAAAAAAGATCCAGCCCAGCCTTTCTACATGGGCCATACTATTAAATCTGGAGACCTGGAGTATGTCGATTTTAATGGTGGTATTGTCTTAAGCTTAGAGTCCCTAAATAGGCTGAACACCATTTTCAACAATCCAGAGAAGTGTCCAGAGCAAGCAAGCATAATATGGAAcctggctgaagacaaacagtTGGCCATGTGTCTGAAATATACCGGAGTAGTGGCAGAAAATGCAGAAGACTCTGAAGGCAAAGACCTCTTCAACAGcaaatctgttagtgctctgatTAAGGATGCGATGGCAAGTAACCCACAGCAGATAGTAGAAGGGTGCTGCTCAGACATGGCAGTCACTTTCAGTGGACTTTCGCCTAACAACATGCAAGTTATGATGTACGGTGTGTACAGATTGCGGGCCTATGGACATAGTTTCCACGATGCATTGGTTTTTCTACCACCCAGCGATTCGAATAATGATTAA